The Ailuropoda melanoleuca isolate Jingjing unplaced genomic scaffold, ASM200744v2 unplaced-scaffold1933, whole genome shotgun sequence sequence CCCCCTGCCTCTGGGTCATCTCTGGAcgctgtcccccacccctctctgccAGCCACACTGGGTCCTCCCAGCTCCGTCACCAGGCTGGGGcatccccaccccagggcatTTGCACTTGTTGCTTCCTCTGCCTTGCATGTTCTTCTCCCAGATATCTGCCTCATTTCCTGCAGGGCTTGACTCAGGTTCACCTTTTCAGGGTCGCCTGGCCTGGCCACGGGATCTAAGATTGCAGCCGCCCAGCCCTTACCATCCCCATCTCTGCCTTGTTGGCGTCTGCGTGTGCGCGGTGCCTTCTTCCTCAGGCCCTGCCGCTTACAGGTTCGagcatttgtatttatttttaccaagtaATTGTTATGTAACAGATCCTGCCTGGACATTAACCTGGCATTTGCTTAATTGTAGATGAGAATGAGGAACGCCCTTCCCTTAAAACTCacacaaattaaagaaacagCCATCACCTCCGCAGCTTAGAGAAACACTTTTCTGCTCCCTCTACTTGCCAGCATTTGGGGTACCCACAGCCGCCCCAGCTTCACCTCCTGACCCACTGCTACCACAATCGCCCAGGAATCCTCCCCTGGCTAATAAAGCCATTTATCTCCTCCAACAACGGAAACACATCAGTCTGTCCCCCTTCCCTGTGTGGTGTAGACGAATCCTGGCATTTCCTAATGGCCATATGTTGATTGTTCAGGATTGAGACACATTCTGGTTTATCTGCAAAAAAGGTGGCAGGAGACGTGGCTGATGTTCTGTTCTTGGCTTATTAAGACCTCAGGAAGACGCAGCCCCGCTCCCCAGGGGATCTCATAGAAGGGCCTCCTGGTGGAGCTACATCCTGGGCTGGCAGGTgagccaggaaggcagggagggaaaagagagaggatgcGCCTACTTGTCCAGCAGATGGCACCTCTCAGTAAGGAATGGGGAGAGGACACTTCCTTCTAAGCCAGGAGCCCCAGTCCTGACAGCCCCCCGCATTGCAACACACCCCAGTCATGCTTACTGCCAAGCCAGACAtctcaaaaagcagaaaaataaaaaagttcattCCAGCTGAAAATACACCATCTGCCTGGAAACATCTTTGCTGGTCACTCTCACATCAACACCCAAAGCAGGTTAATAACCGGCCCAGAACAGATGGTTTCTTTCTATAATTACAGGGTCCTCCCACCAAGGCTTCCTCCTCAGCTGCCTCCTTGCCCTGCTGGCAGCCCCCTGCTGTTTCCTGGCCACCCCATGGCCACTGCCCAGCCAGCCACAGGGGGCCAGCCACAGGGGGTCAGCCCACAGCCAGCCCTCTGCTCAGGCTAGGGgccctccccctctgctgggAATCAGCCcccgggggcctggggggctTTCAACACCACTGGGAAGATGGCATACAGCAGGTGACCTCGGCCTTGCCACCCCCATTAGCAAAGAAAAACTAACCAAACCAAGATGTCGGTAATCACCCATCAAATCCACAAAGGCTTAAGACGCTATCATCCTATTTCTTGGTGAGGATGCAGTGAGATCTGTACCCCAAACCCCGGGGCAGGGAGAGTGAGTTATCGACATCACTGTCTAGAATGAATTCTGACTGAATATAAGAACCTTGAAAACTACCGCATACTTCTTAACTGAGCATTTTACTTTGAGGAGTCTATCCAAAAGTCCATGAGAGTCTGAAATATGAACAGAATGTTAACACAAAACTGTTCACTGCAGCAATGAAAACCACATCAGGGAAAGGGCTAAGTAGGATGGCATAGTATACAGCCATGACACATGTTTACAATGAACTTTTAATTAAATCACAAATGTTATATAATGTTAATTGATAAAAGCATTCAAAGAGGCCTAAACATGAAGAATGTAAATATGCTGGAAATGGACATACATAGCATTAAAAGGTTTGTATGAATCGTACCAAATGTGTTAAAAGTGATTTTCTGGGTGGTAAAATTTGTAGTGGTTTCACCATCCTTTTCTGGATAGATTGTCCTAAACTTTCATCAATGAACactgagaaataaaaggaaatgaatggtTTTCAAAGACTATTTAAAAACCGAGTTAAGGAATGCACGAGAAATTTGTACAGTGACTGTCTCTGGGGACGGGCCTGGGGCAGAGTTCATTCTGGAGGAAGCCCTGCCTTTGCATTCGAACCATCTGGAGTCTTCTATGTACCAGGCTGGTTTTacctattgaaaaataaataaacaaaaatttttgtcAAGGAGACCCAGAAGTAAGAATACTAAAACCACAGAAGCCGAGAGGAGAGCCTGAGAGGAAAGCCAGGAAagatctttcacctcctgggGGAGACAGGACTCCAAGTCTGGCCTGCCCTCTTGGGCCCACCACCCATCACAGTCACCCCAGGACTCAGCTGGTCCAGGGTGGCTTCACTCAGCAAGGCCTGCTCCGTCTGACCTGAAACTGGTCAGGAGTTGGGTCGGGGTTTTTCCCAGGAATAAAGGCAGGCAGGCCAGGGGAGGGACTTCAGGGGACATCACTGCAGGACCTCTGAACTAGGACCCCAGGTCCCCTGGGTCTGGAACAGTTGGGCCCAACACATGAGCAATGAATGGGTGAGGCTTCCCCCAACTCCCCAATCACCTTCAATGAGGTGGGAGAACCGTCTAAACAGCCCACCACCATGTGGGTCAGCAGAATCCTCTAAAAGAGACCCCCGCTTCCCAGGAGAACCTTCGCAGTCAATGTACTGAACCTTAGCCGTTGAAGAACTTTCTCAGAAGGGCCAGCAGCTGCTGCTTCACAAACTCATTGTCCATGACCTGCTTGGTCAGCTCCACAGCGTCCGCCCACTCCAGGTCCCCGAGGATGGCGGTGGCTTCATCATAGATCTTCCGCCTCTTATCAGGCGTCAGCTCCATTATGATCTGAGGAATCGGCTTAAATTGTCCCCTTGTCATCCATGCACCTAATAGACCCCCGACAGCCCCCCCTAGAAAACAAGGAAGGTTCAAATAGTTGGGCGATATTCATAAATCATGGCCTCAGGCTCTTGCTGAAAGCACGTCCACCGCCATGACGATTGGGCGCATTCGTGCTCGGGCCAGAACGGGCTCGGCTTTGTGCCCGCTCCACCCCATGGTACGGGGGCAAGGGTTTATGGGGTCTTCAGTTCATTTGTCATATATTGACACCCCAACGTGCCTTCCCTGAGCTCTGCACTCACAGATGCAGTGCGAACCCTCTCCCGCCGCACAGCTGTGCTAACGGGAATCGTCTCCAGGGCCTGCAGGTTTCCTGCTTCCCACACACGCTGTCCTCGTAAAGCAGAGAGCGGACATGCAAGTGCGTTTTCAACGGGAATCATCTCAGTGGTGAGGCTGAGTGGTCTCCATGATATGCTCTTTGCCCCCAAACTTTGGACATTTCCAGGGAAATCATTTGGCTAAAGCaccctggggacagaggaggagacctTGACTCTGAAGCAACCGGTTTCTCCTGCCAGCCCTCCAGAGCTCTATGATGGTAACTACAAATACAACTTCCTCAATACTTCTCTTCCTGTGACCCCGAAAAGGTGTaaccattatttttaagtgtaaatttGTGATCAAATTTAAGGTGTCTGATTTTGGGACGTGAAGCCCTGTGTCAATGGAAAATTCCATGTGACCAGGTGGGTCCAGGTCAGCTACAGAAAGGTGccctgggggggcgcctgggtggcacagcggttaagcgtctgccttcagctcagggcgtgatcccggcgttgtgggatcgagccccacatcaggctcctctgctgtgagcctgcttcttcctctcccactccccctgcttgtgttccctctctcgctggctgtctctatctctatcaaataaataaataaaaaatcttaaaaaaaaaataggtgccctggggcaggggtCTCAAACTCAAAGGACTTCGGGGGCAGGCAGGAGGttgagaggagggaagagggctgaGTGAGCCCGTGGGTGACGGAGAGCTGGGTCCCTGTCTAAGGGGCAGTGGCTACCCCTCGCCTGCCCACTGCTACCACACGGAATGCCAGATCTGAATCCTGAAAAATGtccaatgatttttaaaacaaaaaattttaaaggtttttatttatttgagagagagaacgaatgagagagagacaaagagcacacacaggggagagagagaagcaggctccccgcctaCCTGGTCACCCAATgcggtgcttgatcccaggaccctgggatcacaacctgagttgaaggcagatgcttaaatgactgagccacatgGGCACCCCTAAAAAGTTCAAGCTTTAAATACCGATGATCAGATATTAATGGAGGCAGCCCGGCTGGACTTAGTGACTCTCTCTGAAAGAGCAGAGCGTGGAAAGGGGGACACTAACGTCaaagtggagaaacctggcacaGACCAACTTAACCAGGTGATCAAGGTGGACATCGCCAGCGAGGCCTGTGGATGTCACACGTTCCTGGAATGGTGCTATGAGACAGGTGTCTACCTCTGTCCTCGATAAGCTTTCCAAAGGTCCCTACTAAGCACGAGAAAGCCCTCAGGCAGACCCAAATGGAGAGGCATTCTACAAATACCTGCCCAGTACTCCTCAAAGCTACCCAGGCCATGAAAGCAAGCGAAGTCCGAGCAGCTGTCACAGACCCGGGGAGACGACGCAggcatgaggattaaatgcacTGTGATAGCTTGAGCTGGATTCTGGGACAGGAACACATCAGtagtacaaaaacaggcaaagtaCAAATAAAGCCTGGAGACCAGTTAGTAGTGACGCATCAGTGTTGGTTTCTTACTTTAACAAGGGTACCTGGAAACACAAGATGGTAATGTCAGGGGAACAGAAGCGGAGAGGGATACACGGGAGTTCTCTGCACGTCTCGCCAGCTTGTCTGTAATTCTACTACTATTCCAGAATAAAAGGTTTATCTGAGAGAATagattccaggcagagagaacccgGGTGTGGGCTGGACCCCGCCGACAGGCAGCAAAGCCTGCACCCTCTCCGGAAGACGGGTGTGGAGGCATCTGGAAGCACACAGCTCCTCTGGGGCTGAGCCCAGGCCAGCATCGGGCCCTGGAGGCTGAACACCGCCCCGTGGCCACCCTTCCCCTCCGCTCCAAAAGCAGGGAAGATTCGGGGAGGGAAAACCAGTCATTTACAAGTTTTACTGAACTTTCCCCACGACACCCACGAAGTGTTAGAGCCGAGAGTTGCCCTCATCTGCACTAAACCGTTAGGAGAACCGCAAGATTTGATTTAGAGCAGCACTTAATGTAAAAAGTCGCCAGGAATATCGACCAGCAAATTACTCActctttggagaagagaaaattcCTTCGTTTTCTGGGTAAAATGATGTTCCCGCCCACGACTAGGGGCTGCAAGTAGCGAGTCCCCCGGTTCTCCTGGCAGACAT is a genomic window containing:
- the LOC100478455 gene encoding protein C19orf12 homolog, yielding MSAGRSVQTHTRFKKKPLSVDDVMKLLGCISEYEDLKVTYKFSKKGAMIAGTVAFIGGLVGGPPGIAVGGAVGGLLGAWMTRGQFKPIPQIIMELTPDKRRKIYDEATAILGDLEWADAVELTKQVMDNEFVKQQLLALLRKFFNG